A part of Microcoleus sp. bin38.metabat.b11b12b14.051 genomic DNA contains:
- a CDS encoding elongation factor G has translation MNENVIAATRNVAIVGPYLSGKTALLESLLSVTGTIARKGNVKDGNTVGDSSPEARDRKMSVEVNCATAEYENVRFTFLDCPGSIEFAQETYNALIGVDAAVIVCEPVADRTLTLAPLFKFLDDWEIPHLVFINKIDRACTDETTCGSNFTEVLNALKSVSSRPIVPHQYPIGKNEQIIGFIDLVTEQAYDYHSGAPADPVPLPEHLKAQESAARQEMLEELANFDDHLLEELLEEINPDAEEITRDFKMELGADLIVPVFIGIAEQDFGVRPLLEALLREAPTPETTADRRNIQSESQVLGQILKTYYTPQGGKLSLVRMWRGTLADGAVLNGVRVNGLYRLTGQQTQSLQSAKAGEIVAVGRLEGLRTGDVLGSDELLPKAEIISPVYALAIVPEKRNDEVKLSSALAKLLEEDPSLVWEQHGDTHEVILWGQGEIHLKVALDRLRRKYNLPMVTHLPQVPYKETIRKPASSIHGRYKHQSGGHGQFGDVYLDIAPQPRGEGFNFTDKIVGGVVPKQYIPGVEVGVREYLDRGPLGFPVVDVSVTLTNGSYHSVDSSEQAFKQAARLAMQDGMAKCEPALLEPIAKVEICAPNECTSKVLQLVSGHRGQILGYEGKPDWKGWDAVSAYLPIAEMQDLIVELRSQTMGVGFFHWEFDRLQEVPEPLAKRVLLTTGGNGNGNGKSNDQR, from the coding sequence ATGAACGAAAATGTCATTGCGGCTACGCGAAATGTGGCAATTGTTGGCCCTTATTTAAGCGGGAAAACCGCTTTGCTGGAAAGTTTGCTGTCGGTGACGGGGACGATCGCTCGCAAGGGAAATGTTAAGGATGGTAATACTGTAGGTGATAGTTCGCCGGAAGCGCGCGATCGCAAAATGAGTGTAGAAGTCAACTGCGCCACCGCTGAATACGAAAACGTCCGCTTCACATTTCTTGACTGTCCCGGCTCGATCGAGTTTGCCCAAGAAACTTACAATGCACTTATCGGTGTCGATGCAGCGGTGATTGTTTGCGAACCGGTTGCCGATCGCACTTTAACCCTCGCCCCGCTGTTCAAATTCCTCGACGATTGGGAAATTCCGCACCTAGTTTTCATCAATAAGATCGATCGGGCTTGCACAGACGAAACCACCTGCGGTAGCAACTTCACCGAAGTGCTCAACGCGCTCAAATCGGTTTCTAGCAGACCAATTGTACCTCACCAATACCCGATCGGCAAAAACGAACAAATCATCGGTTTTATCGACTTAGTAACCGAACAAGCTTACGACTATCACTCCGGCGCACCCGCAGATCCTGTCCCGCTTCCCGAACACCTCAAAGCACAAGAAAGCGCCGCGCGACAGGAAATGCTCGAAGAATTAGCGAATTTTGACGACCATTTACTGGAAGAATTGCTGGAAGAAATCAATCCCGATGCTGAAGAGATTACCCGCGATTTCAAGATGGAATTAGGCGCGGATTTAATAGTACCTGTATTCATCGGTATCGCGGAACAAGATTTCGGCGTGCGGCCTCTGCTGGAAGCTTTGCTGAGGGAAGCGCCGACACCGGAAACTACAGCCGATCGGCGCAATATACAAAGCGAGAGCCAGGTTCTGGGTCAAATCCTCAAAACCTATTACACGCCACAGGGAGGCAAGTTATCGTTGGTGAGAATGTGGCGGGGAACTCTCGCAGATGGAGCAGTTTTGAACGGGGTTCGAGTTAACGGTTTGTACCGCTTGACTGGCCAACAAACGCAAAGTTTGCAGTCGGCGAAGGCTGGGGAAATTGTGGCTGTGGGCAGGCTGGAAGGCTTGAGAACAGGCGATGTGTTGGGTTCTGACGAATTATTGCCAAAAGCCGAAATCATCTCGCCTGTGTACGCACTGGCGATCGTCCCGGAAAAGCGCAACGATGAAGTTAAGTTGAGTTCTGCCTTAGCTAAACTATTAGAAGAAGACCCATCTTTAGTTTGGGAACAGCACGGCGACACCCACGAAGTTATACTTTGGGGTCAAGGTGAAATCCACTTGAAAGTCGCCTTAGACAGGTTGCGCCGCAAGTACAATTTGCCGATGGTAACTCACTTACCACAAGTCCCGTACAAAGAAACCATTCGCAAACCCGCATCATCCATCCACGGGCGCTACAAACACCAAAGCGGGGGACACGGACAGTTTGGCGACGTGTACCTCGACATCGCACCGCAGCCGCGCGGAGAAGGTTTCAATTTCACGGACAAAATAGTCGGCGGAGTCGTTCCAAAACAGTATATTCCCGGCGTTGAAGTGGGAGTGCGCGAGTATTTGGATCGCGGCCCGCTGGGTTTTCCGGTAGTAGATGTATCGGTGACACTGACTAACGGTTCCTATCATTCTGTTGATAGTTCGGAACAAGCTTTTAAGCAGGCGGCGCGGTTGGCTATGCAGGATGGGATGGCGAAGTGCGAACCTGCTTTGCTGGAGCCGATCGCGAAAGTGGAAATTTGCGCTCCTAACGAGTGTACATCAAAGGTGTTGCAATTGGTCAGCGGACATCGCGGGCAAATTCTCGGTTACGAAGGTAAACCAGATTGGAAGGGATGGGATGCTGTTTCTGCTTATTTGCCGATCGCGGAAATGCAGGATTTGATCGTAGAATTGCGATCGCAGACGATGGGTGTGGGATTTTTTCACTGGGAGTTCGATCGTTTGCAAGAAGTACCGGAACCTTTGGCTAAGCGGGTTTTGCTAACGACTGGCGGGAATGGGAATGGTAACGGTAAAAGCAACGATCAAAGATAA